A stretch of Candidatus Margulisiibacteriota bacterium DNA encodes these proteins:
- the hypE gene encoding hydrogenase expression/formation protein HypE: MAIIELSHGSGGNKARNIIKDIFISRFSNPILNILDDSACVEGDLAFTTDSFVVEPVFFPGGDIGKLSVCGTVNDLAMKGAKPLYLSASFIIEEGFEMDDLGKIASSMAKTAKEAGVLIVTGDTKVVDRRGGLKPAPQIYITTAGIGKIPKDIDVSSKNATPGDAIILSGTIADHGVSIMNARNDFGFKGDLKSDCASLNGIVEAFLSKDVRVLRDPTRGGLAASLNEIAKTSKVSIVIEEDKIPVLPQVKAACDLLGLDPLHVANEGKFVAFVRQSSADKALKKIKTHKLGKNASILGFVEKGATGVSIKTRVGSLRPLGMLEGEQLPRIC; encoded by the coding sequence ATGGCAATAATTGAGCTCTCTCACGGCAGCGGCGGAAATAAAGCACGCAATATCATAAAAGATATTTTTATCTCCAGGTTCTCCAATCCCATCCTTAATATCCTTGATGATTCGGCGTGTGTCGAGGGCGATCTGGCCTTTACAACGGATTCATTTGTTGTGGAGCCCGTGTTCTTCCCCGGTGGCGATATAGGAAAGCTGTCGGTGTGCGGAACTGTCAATGACCTTGCCATGAAAGGCGCAAAGCCCCTCTATCTTTCCGCCTCCTTCATAATAGAAGAAGGTTTTGAAATGGATGACCTGGGAAAGATAGCTTCCTCAATGGCAAAAACGGCCAAAGAAGCCGGGGTTTTGATCGTTACCGGCGATACAAAGGTTGTTGACCGTAGAGGCGGGTTAAAACCGGCCCCTCAAATTTACATAACCACAGCCGGCATAGGAAAGATCCCAAAGGATATTGATGTTTCATCAAAAAACGCCACGCCGGGCGATGCGATCATCCTTAGCGGGACCATCGCAGACCATGGGGTCTCTATAATGAACGCCAGGAACGATTTCGGATTTAAAGGGGACCTTAAAAGCGACTGCGCCAGCCTCAACGGCATAGTTGAAGCATTCCTTTCCAAGGATGTGCGCGTTCTGCGGGACCCGACAAGGGGCGGCCTGGCCGCGTCTTTGAACGAGATAGCCAAAACTTCCAAGGTCAGTATAGTGATCGAGGAAGATAAGATCCCCGTACTGCCGCAGGTCAAAGCCGCCTGCGACCTCCTGGGGCTTGATCCCCTGCATGTGGCAAACGAAGGAAAATTTGTCGCATTCGTCAGACAGAGTAGCGCAGACAAGGCCCTAAAAAAGATAAAAACCCATAAACTAGGCAAAAACGCATCTATCCTGGGTTTTGTGGAAAAAGGTGCAACCGGAGTATCAATAAAGACCCGGGTCGGCTCTTTGCGGCCGCTTGGAATGCTTGAAGGAGAGCAGCTGCCGAGGATCTGCTAA
- a CDS encoding isocitrate/isopropylmalate dehydrogenase family protein, protein MPYTISLIPGDGIGPEITEATRRCVDATGVKIKWEVVEAGSDVMDKYGTPLPKEVLDSIRKNKVALKGPITTPIGKGFRSVNVALRKELDLYACVRPCKSYRGVRSRYENIDLVIVRENTEDLYAGIEFEEGKKETKDLIEQIETLSGKHINKDSGVSIKPISVMGTKRIVKYAFDYAVKNKRRKVTAVSKANIMKHTDGLFLAVAKEVSKKYEGKVEYEERLVDNMCMQLVQKPELYDVLVLPNLYGDILSDLCAGLVGGLGMAPGANIGKDTALFEPTHGSAPKYKGKNKVNPVAMILSAVLMLRHIGEKEAADKLEAAVSRVIDDGKNVTYDMKPRPDDPTAVGTSQMADAIIGAL, encoded by the coding sequence TTGCCATACACAATATCCCTCATCCCGGGTGACGGCATCGGCCCGGAAATAACGGAGGCGACCCGCAGGTGCGTTGATGCCACAGGGGTTAAGATCAAATGGGAAGTGGTTGAGGCCGGCTCCGATGTGATGGACAAATACGGCACCCCTCTTCCAAAAGAGGTCCTTGATTCCATAAGAAAGAACAAAGTAGCCCTCAAAGGCCCCATAACCACGCCGATCGGCAAAGGTTTTCGCAGCGTCAATGTTGCTCTCCGCAAGGAACTGGACCTGTACGCTTGCGTAAGGCCCTGTAAATCCTACAGGGGGGTCCGCTCAAGATACGAGAACATAGACCTGGTTATTGTCAGGGAGAACACGGAAGACCTGTACGCCGGCATAGAGTTTGAAGAAGGCAAAAAGGAAACGAAAGACCTGATCGAACAAATAGAAACACTATCAGGAAAACATATCAACAAAGACTCAGGGGTCTCTATAAAGCCCATCTCCGTTATGGGGACAAAAAGGATAGTTAAATATGCTTTTGACTACGCGGTAAAGAACAAGAGGAGGAAAGTGACGGCGGTCTCAAAAGCCAACATAATGAAGCACACCGACGGGCTGTTTCTTGCCGTTGCAAAAGAAGTGTCAAAAAAATACGAGGGTAAGGTCGAGTACGAGGAGCGCTTGGTCGACAATATGTGCATGCAATTGGTCCAAAAGCCGGAGCTCTATGATGTTCTGGTACTGCCAAATCTTTACGGGGATATCCTGTCCGATCTGTGCGCCGGTCTTGTGGGAGGTCTGGGAATGGCCCCCGGGGCTAATATCGGCAAAGACACCGCGCTTTTTGAGCCCACCCACGGAAGCGCTCCTAAATACAAGGGCAAGAACAAGGTCAATCCTGTTGCAATGATACTTTCCGCCGTCCTGATGCTGCGGCACATCGGGGAAAAAGAGGCGGCGGATAAACTTGAAGCGGCTGTTTCAAGAGTGATAGATGACGGCAAGAATGTCACATACGACATGAAACCCCGTCCCGATGATCCCACGGCCGTCGGCACATCACAGATGGCGGATGCCATAATCGGGGCTTTATGA
- the trxA gene encoding thioredoxin: MSTLPEVSTANFEAEVVKANVPVLVDFWAPWCGPCRMVAPVVEAAAEEFKGKMKFVKLNTDQSPDLAGKFQIMGIPCLIFFSAGKEVDRVVGFLTKEALAQKINSILARK; the protein is encoded by the coding sequence ATGTCAACATTACCTGAGGTTAGCACAGCAAATTTTGAAGCCGAGGTCGTAAAAGCAAATGTGCCTGTCTTGGTGGACTTTTGGGCGCCGTGGTGCGGTCCCTGCAGGATGGTAGCCCCCGTTGTTGAGGCGGCCGCGGAAGAATTCAAGGGAAAAATGAAGTTCGTCAAACTCAATACCGATCAAAGCCCGGACCTGGCCGGGAAATTCCAGATAATGGGCATCCCCTGCCTTATTTTCTTTTCGGCCGGAAAAGAAGTTGACCGGGTAGTTGGCTTTTTGACAAAAGAGGCTCTTGCTCAAAAGATAAATTCTATCCTGGCAAGGAAGTGA
- the mdh gene encoding malate dehydrogenase, whose product MTKISVIGAGNVGAETARRCAEKGLGEVILVDIIDGVPQGKALDILESAPVEGFACKVTGTNDYSRIKGSDIVVVTAGLARKPGMTREDLVIKNAAIIKAVAGNIKAFAPNSIVIVVTNPLDVMTQLMKEETGFDSRKVVGMAGILDSARLASFIWLETGISPNRIEAMVLGGHGDAMVPLPKYTLVDGKPVEKVLPAEKVAALIQRTRDGGAEIVKLLKTGSAYYAPSASAASMVEAIVKDTKKVVPCSAYLEGQYCISGVYIGVPVRLGKKGIEEIIELELSEAEENALNASAQVVKDTFKLCGK is encoded by the coding sequence ATGACAAAGATATCCGTAATAGGAGCGGGCAATGTCGGGGCCGAGACCGCCCGCAGGTGCGCTGAAAAGGGGCTCGGAGAGGTTATCCTCGTTGACATAATCGACGGGGTGCCTCAGGGAAAAGCGCTTGATATACTTGAATCAGCCCCGGTGGAGGGATTTGCCTGCAAGGTCACAGGCACAAACGATTATTCCCGAATAAAAGGTTCTGATATTGTTGTTGTAACTGCCGGCCTTGCAAGGAAACCCGGCATGACGCGCGAAGACCTGGTTATAAAGAATGCGGCCATAATAAAGGCTGTTGCCGGAAATATCAAGGCTTTTGCACCAAACTCCATTGTGATCGTGGTTACCAATCCGCTTGATGTAATGACCCAACTGATGAAGGAAGAGACCGGATTTGACAGCAGAAAAGTGGTCGGTATGGCCGGCATTCTTGACAGCGCCCGCCTTGCTTCTTTTATCTGGCTCGAGACAGGTATATCACCGAACAGGATAGAGGCCATGGTCCTTGGAGGCCACGGAGACGCGATGGTCCCACTGCCAAAGTATACGCTGGTCGACGGAAAACCAGTCGAAAAAGTCCTGCCCGCTGAAAAGGTCGCCGCTCTTATTCAAAGGACCAGGGACGGAGGGGCCGAAATAGTCAAACTTCTTAAGACAGGAAGCGCATATTATGCGCCTTCGGCTTCGGCAGCATCTATGGTAGAGGCCATTGTTAAAGACACAAAAAAGGTGGTACCCTGCTCCGCATATCTTGAGGGGCAATACTGCATTTCGGGCGTTTATATCGGAGTTCCTGTTAGGCTGGGCAAGAAAGGCATCGAAGAGATCATTGAGCTTGAGCTTTCTGAAGCGGAAGAGAACGCTCTTAACGCCTCTGCACAGGTCGTAAAGGATACTTTTAAGCTATGCGGCAAATAA
- a CDS encoding transposase, with translation MLAIDHMTLFVGKYRVESARLKGWDYSSKGYYFVTICTGNRRHYFGKIVNGKMALSEMGQIIQDEWQKTGMIRKNVKLDEFVVMPNHIHGILVIESIVVETPRRGVSTNDLPRSTNDLPPSANNPVFPRDNNNWGPNTLGSIINQFKSVSTKRIRAMGGNNFEWQGRYHDHIIRNQWSLDRIRRYIENNPRNWQNDRMNN, from the coding sequence TTGCTGGCAATTGACCATATGACTCTATTTGTTGGAAAATACCGCGTGGAATCCGCGAGATTAAAAGGATGGGATTATTCATCAAAAGGATATTATTTTGTTACCATTTGCACAGGAAACCGCAGGCATTATTTTGGGAAAATCGTGAACGGGAAAATGGCATTATCGGAAATGGGACAAATAATCCAAGACGAATGGCAAAAAACAGGGATGATCCGAAAAAATGTTAAATTGGATGAATTCGTAGTTATGCCAAATCATATTCACGGGATATTGGTTATTGAATCGATTGTGGTAGAGACGCCCCGCCGGGGCGTCTCTACAAACGACCTCCCCCGGTCTACAAACGACCTACCCCCGTCCGCAAACAACCCTGTATTCCCACGCGACAATAACAATTGGGGTCCCAATACATTGGGTTCAATAATTAATCAGTTTAAATCAGTTTCAACCAAACGCATCCGGGCGATGGGGGGCAATAATTTTGAATGGCAGGGGCGATATCATGACCATATAATCAGGAATCAATGGTCGTTGGATCGAATAAGACGGTACATAGAAAACAATCCTAGAAATTGGCAAAATGATAGAATGAATAATTGA
- the hypD gene encoding hydrogenase formation protein HypD yields the protein MPQKKLLNFLKDCKHSLILMEVCGTHTVAISKNGLRSLLPPNIRLFSGPGCPVCVTPQAEIDASIELAKRPKTIITTFGDMIRVPGTRTSLEKEKAEGSDVRVVYSPLDCLDIAKKEPEKEIVFIGVGFETTSPAIAATVLKAKEEKAHNFSVIPAFKLIPPALQALTGAKDVRVDGFILPGHVSTIIGADAYGFLEIPGVIAGFEAEDILEAIRMIAKLIGARNRPPVQIQYKSVVKPEGNPAALKVLYEVFEPSDSNWRGIGTIKGSGLVFRDKYRDFDALKKFDVKMRSAKEPAGCSCGSILKGVKTPPECKLFGKKCTPEYPVGPCMVSSEGACSAYYKYGNN from the coding sequence ATGCCGCAAAAAAAACTCTTAAACTTTTTAAAGGATTGTAAGCACAGCCTCATACTTATGGAGGTGTGCGGGACCCACACCGTGGCGATCTCAAAAAACGGCCTGCGCTCTCTGCTTCCGCCAAATATCAGGCTGTTCTCCGGACCGGGCTGCCCGGTCTGCGTGACACCCCAGGCAGAGATAGATGCCTCAATTGAGCTTGCCAAAAGGCCCAAAACAATAATCACCACCTTCGGGGACATGATCAGAGTGCCTGGGACAAGGACTTCTCTAGAAAAAGAAAAGGCCGAGGGTTCCGATGTCAGGGTCGTATACAGCCCGCTGGACTGCCTTGACATCGCAAAAAAAGAACCGGAAAAGGAGATCGTATTTATTGGAGTGGGATTTGAAACAACATCCCCTGCTATAGCAGCAACCGTCCTTAAAGCAAAGGAGGAAAAGGCCCATAATTTTTCGGTCATTCCGGCCTTCAAGCTTATTCCCCCTGCCCTACAGGCCTTAACCGGAGCAAAAGATGTAAGGGTCGACGGCTTTATTCTGCCGGGACATGTTAGCACAATAATTGGAGCGGACGCTTACGGTTTTCTTGAGATACCGGGGGTAATTGCCGGGTTTGAGGCAGAGGATATACTGGAGGCGATAAGGATGATAGCAAAGCTGATAGGGGCACGCAACCGCCCGCCCGTACAGATCCAATATAAATCCGTTGTCAAACCAGAAGGCAATCCTGCGGCCTTAAAGGTGCTCTACGAGGTCTTTGAGCCCTCGGATTCAAATTGGAGAGGCATCGGCACGATAAAAGGTTCGGGCCTTGTTTTTAGGGACAAATACAGGGATTTTGATGCTCTTAAAAAGTTCGATGTAAAGATGAGGAGCGCAAAGGAGCCCGCGGGCTGTTCCTGCGGCAGTATCCTGAAAGGGGTCAAAACCCCTCCGGAATGCAAACTGTTCGGCAAAAAATGCACTCCCGAATATCCTGTGGGGCCGTGCATGGTCTCAAGCGAGGGGGCCTGTTCGGCCTATTACAAATATGGCAATAATTGA
- the hypF gene encoding carbamoyltransferase HypF, whose protein sequence is MSAVIRKKFVFKGRVQGVGFRPTVYNLAKKFGLAGTVLNSPDGVIVEVEGSEALIDKFLQYLKQKQPPQARISKIESSVLPTIGYMSFRILPSAQAGEKTVLVSPDIATCKECEKELFNPKDRRFGYPFINCTNCGPRFTIMRDIPYDRVKTTMQPFHMCSLCEFEYSDPENRRFHAEPNACEDCGPHIFLYDNYGRRIETLDPILKTVQLLKDGKIVAIKSLGGYNLACDASNPEAIAELRRRKDRPEKPFAVMSYSLREVKSYAKVSDKEAELLQSAARPIVLLKKRKGALIPESIAPGNSSIGVMLPYNPVQFLILKDNFVNLIMTSGNISGEPIVKDDEKAPLKLRKLADYLLIYDRKIWNRCDDSIVRVLKNKPTMLRRSRGYSPDPIRISNEPFPEILALGAELKNTFTMTRGRAAYPSQYIGDLNNSETLEFLKEAITRYQGLFRVQPKAIAHDLHPDYLSTKLAGSIKGLKMIPVQHHQAHISSVMAEHNINCDVIGVAFDGTGYGSDGSVWGGEFFAGRPGTFERKAHLKYAAMPGGDAAAKEPYRMAYSYLYDAYGDEAEKLKIDFVKNHRSQFKLLKKMIKSATNSPMTSSMGRFFDAVAALIGLRQVISYEGQAAIELESIAQGKGYKSYEFELDESLMLDPAPIIKGIVEDIKALVPAESISYKFHNTIAKATGRICKALSKETKLKKVCLSGGVFQNNLLLESTLRELKKLRLEAYINEKVPTNDGGISLGQARFAKDVLGNPGQS, encoded by the coding sequence ATGAGTGCGGTCATAAGAAAGAAATTCGTGTTCAAAGGCAGGGTTCAGGGAGTCGGATTCCGTCCTACTGTTTATAATCTTGCAAAAAAATTCGGCCTTGCCGGGACCGTTTTGAACTCTCCAGACGGGGTCATTGTTGAAGTTGAGGGGAGCGAAGCTCTTATTGATAAATTTTTGCAGTATTTAAAACAAAAACAACCGCCTCAGGCCAGAATATCAAAAATAGAATCCTCCGTGCTTCCAACGATCGGCTACATGTCCTTCCGCATCCTTCCCTCTGCCCAGGCAGGAGAAAAGACCGTTCTTGTGTCCCCTGATATTGCCACCTGCAAAGAATGTGAAAAAGAGCTGTTCAATCCAAAGGACAGAAGGTTTGGGTATCCTTTTATCAACTGCACCAACTGCGGCCCCAGGTTCACTATAATGAGGGACATCCCTTATGACAGGGTAAAGACGACCATGCAGCCCTTTCATATGTGCAGCCTTTGCGAGTTTGAGTACAGCGACCCGGAAAACAGACGATTCCATGCCGAGCCCAACGCCTGCGAGGACTGCGGCCCACATATTTTTCTCTATGATAACTACGGCCGGAGGATAGAGACGCTTGATCCAATTCTTAAAACTGTACAGCTGCTAAAAGATGGAAAAATAGTGGCGATCAAGAGCCTTGGCGGGTACAATCTGGCCTGCGACGCTTCAAACCCCGAAGCTATAGCAGAGCTGAGGAGAAGAAAAGACCGGCCCGAAAAACCCTTTGCCGTAATGTCATACAGTCTAAGAGAGGTCAAGTCTTATGCAAAAGTGAGCGACAAAGAAGCCGAGCTGCTTCAATCAGCCGCCAGGCCGATAGTCCTGCTAAAAAAACGCAAGGGGGCCCTTATCCCGGAGTCGATCGCTCCCGGAAATTCCTCGATAGGAGTGATGCTGCCGTATAACCCGGTCCAGTTCCTTATCCTGAAGGATAATTTTGTCAACCTTATCATGACCTCGGGCAATATCAGCGGCGAACCCATAGTTAAAGATGACGAAAAGGCCCCATTAAAACTGAGAAAGCTTGCCGATTACCTGCTGATCTACGACAGAAAGATCTGGAACAGGTGCGACGACTCTATAGTCAGGGTCCTCAAGAACAAGCCGACCATGCTAAGGCGCTCGCGCGGGTACAGTCCCGACCCAATAAGGATCTCAAACGAACCGTTCCCCGAGATACTGGCCCTGGGAGCGGAACTAAAGAACACCTTTACCATGACAAGGGGAAGGGCGGCATATCCTTCCCAGTACATAGGAGACCTTAACAACTCCGAGACGCTTGAATTTTTGAAAGAAGCCATCACAAGATACCAGGGATTGTTCCGAGTCCAGCCAAAGGCTATCGCGCACGACTTGCACCCGGATTATCTTTCTACAAAACTCGCCGGCTCCATAAAGGGGCTAAAGATGATCCCAGTTCAACACCATCAAGCCCATATTTCCTCTGTAATGGCAGAACATAACATCAACTGCGATGTCATTGGAGTGGCCTTTGACGGAACAGGGTACGGCAGCGACGGCTCTGTTTGGGGAGGCGAGTTCTTTGCGGGCAGGCCCGGGACTTTTGAAAGAAAGGCTCATTTAAAATATGCCGCCATGCCGGGCGGGGATGCCGCGGCTAAAGAACCGTACAGGATGGCTTATTCCTACCTTTATGACGCCTATGGCGATGAAGCGGAAAAATTAAAGATCGACTTCGTCAAGAACCATAGGTCCCAGTTCAAGCTCCTTAAAAAGATGATCAAGTCCGCGACAAATTCCCCGATGACCTCCAGCATGGGGCGCTTTTTTGATGCGGTAGCCGCTCTCATAGGCCTTAGACAGGTCATTTCCTACGAAGGCCAGGCTGCGATAGAGCTGGAATCGATCGCCCAGGGAAAAGGCTATAAGTCCTATGAGTTCGAGCTGGACGAATCCCTCATGCTTGACCCTGCCCCGATAATAAAAGGCATTGTCGAGGACATCAAGGCGCTGGTTCCTGCCGAGTCCATCTCTTACAAATTCCACAATACTATAGCCAAGGCAACCGGCAGGATCTGCAAGGCTCTCTCAAAAGAGACCAAGTTAAAGAAGGTGTGCCTGTCAGGCGGCGTGTTCCAGAACAACCTGCTGCTTGAGTCCACGCTCAGGGAGCTGAAAAAACTTCGGCTCGAGGCCTATATAAACGAAAAAGTCCCTACCAATGACGGCGGTATTTCGCTGGGACAGGCGAGGTTCGCAAAAGATGTGCTTGGCAATCCCGGGCAAAGTTGA
- a CDS encoding aminotransferase class V-fold PLP-dependent enzyme, producing the protein MLSWQGSDLLIYLNNAATSKAKPPEVLEAVHSFLKENDVSPGRGADALSLEADEILTQCRTSLSELFNAKPADNIVFTLNCSDAINTALKGFLKDGDHVLISSIEHNSIARPLRFLERIGVETETVPVMTPDYAITAEALRERIKNNTRMIAVLHASNVIGSLQPLKEIGLLAKEKGLAFLVDAAQTAGIYDIDVQKMNIDLLAFAGHKGLMGPMGTGGLYIGARVKGIEPLRHGGTGTISESETQPDSLPDRFETGTPNTPGIAGLLASTKFILKNGTKNIRNHTKQLTAKLIEGLSKIKGVEVYGPNDPEKQAAVVSFNIKGMDPSAVGEILEKKFGIIVRTGLHCSPLCHRTIGTFPKGTVRISAGYYNTEKDIEAAIKAVKEIVFK; encoded by the coding sequence ATTCTATCCTGGCAAGGAAGTGATCTTCTGATCTATCTTAATAACGCGGCTACTTCCAAAGCCAAGCCGCCGGAAGTCCTTGAGGCAGTCCACAGCTTTCTTAAAGAGAACGATGTTAGCCCCGGACGCGGTGCGGACGCCTTATCCCTTGAAGCAGACGAGATCCTTACGCAGTGCAGGACCTCTCTTTCAGAACTTTTCAATGCTAAGCCTGCTGACAACATTGTTTTCACGCTCAACTGCTCGGATGCCATCAATACGGCCTTAAAAGGGTTTCTTAAGGACGGGGACCATGTTCTGATCTCTTCCATAGAACATAATTCAATAGCAAGGCCTCTTCGCTTTCTTGAGCGGATAGGAGTTGAGACGGAAACAGTGCCGGTAATGACCCCAGACTATGCTATCACAGCCGAAGCTCTAAGAGAACGAATAAAAAACAACACACGGATGATAGCAGTATTGCACGCTTCCAATGTCATCGGGTCCCTCCAGCCGCTTAAAGAGATAGGTTTGCTTGCAAAAGAGAAGGGTCTTGCCTTTCTTGTTGATGCAGCACAGACAGCGGGGATCTATGATATTGATGTGCAAAAGATGAACATTGACCTTCTGGCATTTGCGGGCCACAAGGGTCTTATGGGGCCCATGGGAACAGGGGGACTGTACATAGGGGCAAGGGTCAAGGGTATAGAGCCGCTGAGACATGGTGGCACCGGGACCATATCAGAATCAGAGACACAGCCTGATTCTTTGCCGGACAGGTTTGAAACAGGCACCCCCAACACCCCCGGGATAGCCGGACTGCTGGCATCAACAAAGTTCATACTGAAAAATGGGACTAAGAACATAAGAAACCATACAAAACAGCTGACAGCAAAACTGATTGAAGGGCTGAGCAAGATCAAAGGCGTTGAAGTCTATGGGCCAAATGATCCCGAAAAACAGGCTGCCGTTGTGTCTTTTAACATAAAGGGGATGGACCCTTCTGCAGTGGGAGAGATTCTGGAAAAGAAGTTCGGCATCATAGTCCGGACCGGGCTTCACTGTTCCCCCCTGTGCCACAGGACCATCGGGACTTTTCCAAAAGGCACTGTCAGAATATCTGCCGGCTATTACAATACGGAAAAAGACATAGAAGCCGCCATAAAAGCGGTGAAAGAAATAGTTTTTAAATGA
- a CDS encoding HypC/HybG/HupF family hydrogenase formation chaperone: protein MCLAIPGKVESISGDSSEVNFSGLKRTVSLKLLPGVKTGDYVLVHAGFAIQTVDKHAAKKTLKLFKGL, encoded by the coding sequence ATGTGCTTGGCAATCCCGGGCAAAGTTGAATCAATATCCGGGGACTCCTCGGAGGTCAACTTTTCCGGTTTAAAAAGAACAGTGTCGCTAAAGCTGCTTCCGGGCGTCAAGACCGGGGATTATGTGCTGGTGCACGCCGGTTTTGCCATCCAGACCGTTGACAAACATGCCGCAAAAAAAACTCTTAAACTTTTTAAAGGATTGTAA
- a CDS encoding fumarate hydratase produces the protein MRQIKAALITKAVEDLFIKINLELAPDVLSSLKKANKTEKNSSARSVLKVLLENASIAKKERIPICQDTGLAVVFAQIGQDVHISGGDLKSSVDQGVKQAVKKGYLRASVVNDPLIRKNTGDNAPAILHTEIVPGNKIKLYLLAKGGGAENMSALKMLKPSDGIEGVKAFVIETVKKAGPSACPPMIVGVGIGGNFEKCAYLAKKALLRVDARRVAHLGNLEIDLLHRINKLGIGPSGFGGKTTCLAVNIESAPCHIASLPVAVNIECHAHRHGEAII, from the coding sequence ATGCGGCAAATAAAGGCCGCTTTAATAACAAAGGCAGTGGAAGATCTATTTATCAAGATCAATCTTGAACTTGCCCCGGATGTGTTATCCTCCCTAAAAAAGGCCAATAAAACAGAAAAAAACAGCTCCGCAAGGTCCGTGCTTAAGGTCCTTCTTGAGAACGCCTCGATCGCAAAAAAAGAAAGAATTCCGATTTGCCAGGATACCGGCCTTGCGGTAGTATTTGCGCAAATAGGACAGGATGTTCACATTTCCGGCGGCGACCTCAAAAGTTCGGTGGACCAAGGGGTCAAGCAGGCTGTTAAGAAAGGGTATTTGAGAGCGTCGGTGGTTAATGACCCGTTAATAAGAAAGAACACCGGGGACAACGCTCCCGCGATACTTCACACAGAGATCGTTCCCGGCAATAAAATAAAGCTTTATTTGCTTGCGAAAGGCGGCGGAGCAGAAAACATGAGCGCGCTTAAGATGCTGAAGCCGTCCGACGGCATAGAAGGGGTAAAGGCCTTTGTGATCGAGACAGTAAAAAAGGCCGGCCCCAGCGCCTGTCCCCCGATGATCGTGGGGGTTGGTATAGGCGGCAATTTTGAAAAATGCGCCTATCTGGCAAAAAAGGCGTTATTGCGTGTAGATGCGCGTCGCGTTGCGCATCTAGGTAATTTGGAAATTGATCTATTACACCGTATCAACAAATTGGGTATCGGGCCTTCGGGATTCGGAGGAAAAACAACCTGTCTTGCGGTAAACATTGAATCAGCCCCATGTCATATTGCCAGTCTGCCGGTCGCCGTTAATATCGAATGCCACGCGCACAGACACGGGGAAGCAATTATCTAG
- a CDS encoding Fe-S-containing hydro-lyase: protein MKKIGLPAEKGSLTALKAGDRVLLSGILLTARDAAHKILFELLQKGKKLPAELKGQIVYYVGPTPARPGKAIGSAGPTTSARMDRYTPALLSAGLIGMIGKGKRSKEVVDAIIKKKAVYFAAIGGAGAYLSKRIKASKVVAYPELGTEAIRRIKVEDFPVVVAIDSRGKSIPNF, encoded by the coding sequence ATGAAAAAAATAGGCCTGCCTGCGGAAAAAGGCTCGCTCACCGCTTTAAAAGCCGGCGATAGGGTGCTTTTATCCGGGATATTACTGACCGCCCGCGATGCCGCGCACAAAATACTGTTCGAGCTTTTGCAGAAAGGCAAAAAGCTGCCGGCAGAGCTTAAAGGGCAAATAGTATACTATGTCGGCCCCACCCCTGCCCGCCCCGGCAAAGCAATCGGCTCTGCGGGACCTACAACCTCCGCAAGAATGGACCGTTATACTCCGGCGCTTTTAAGTGCCGGATTAATTGGAATGATAGGCAAAGGCAAACGCAGCAAAGAAGTTGTTGATGCTATAATTAAGAAGAAGGCGGTTTATTTTGCCGCTATTGGCGGGGCCGGAGCCTATCTGTCAAAAAGGATCAAAGCCTCAAAAGTGGTCGCGTATCCTGAGCTGGGGACAGAGGCAATAAGGCGGATAAAGGTTGAGGATTTTCCCGTGGTGGTCGCAATTGATTCCCGGGGAAAATCAATTCCAAATTTTTGA